Part of the Pseudorasbora parva isolate DD20220531a chromosome 13, ASM2467924v1, whole genome shotgun sequence genome is shown below.
CTCATGGCAGTGACAGTGGCATCTCTGAGGATACCACCCCCCAAAGTCCACATGATGGCAGCGAGACAGACACCGTCCCCAGCCCAGGCCTGGAACCCCTGCTTTATTCCGAGTGTGTGACAGAGAGCTACGAGGCCCAGGTGGTGCAGACAGACCACTGTTACACCCTCCCACAGGACACAGACGCCTTGCTGAGTGTCCGCTCAGAGAATCCTGAGTCTGATGTCTTCATAGATGTTGGTAAGTTGGTAATGTTGTGGTGGGCTGTGGTGTAAACGGGTGTATGAAACATTCTTGTGTTGTTTATGTGTTCAAATAGTTTATTTAAGTATCCCATTTTAAGTGTATTTTCCTCCTGTCAGATGATTTTGATGTCAGTATGGAAGATGATTTCTCCCCTGAGCCGCCCTGCTCGCTTACAATTGAAGACTTCACACAGAACAGCAAACCAGACAACCAGGTACATTTCAAATGATGAGACAAAGGCTGTTTTTACACTGCCAGTCCAAATGCGATTATTTCTCTATCCGATTGGAATCTGATCTAAATGATTGACTGTCCACACTGTGTATCACAAATGTTCGGATCTGGTTTGTGTGTCCCATGGAGCTCTATCGTTTTCCGGAATAACTGCATTGGTTTCTGTGGTAATGACGTTGCGTTAGTAGGCATGGCAAAAACAGCAACCGCAACATGGAGGGGTTTGCAATAGAGATGTAGTCTTATTTACAACATGACAATGTGTAGTCGTTGTGCTGGACCACTGCATCTTTATCTGCAGAAACGTAAGGCACTGAATGGCTTTATTCCTTGCTGTTTTTACTCCACCAGTATCAAAATTCAACATGCCTCCATTATATTGTCATTTTCTACTCAACATAACCTTGTGTCTACAGGGACTTTCAGTATGTTTCCTATAACGTCTGACATGTTTACGTGTCTTGAGAAAGTGACATAAACCATGCAAAATCCTATTAAAGCAATGGATTTCCAATCGGAGTTCAAACCACATATGAATGTAGCTTTTCATGTGATCTTTTTTTGCTGTTCACTCTTGCTAAATATGATTAGATTCCAGTCGGATATGCACAAATCAGATTTGGACTGACCGTCTGAACGAGGCTATAATGTGTGTATTCTGTCTCCAGTTCCAATTCAAGGAGATTGTTTTGACCGATGAGGAGAGGAGACTTCTGGCGAAAGAAGGTGCAAGCATTCCAACTCAAATGCCTCTTACAAAGGTAAGAGAAATGGTTTCCGATGTAATATTGAAGTTTATATGAACTGCAAAGTAAAAATACTGTGTTTCTTCAGGCAGAGGAACGGACACTGAAGAGGGTGAGGAGAAAGATCCGGAACAAGCAGTCTGCTCAGGAGAGTCGCAAGAAGAAGAAAGTTTATGTTGATGGCCTAGAAAACAGGTTAGTGTGGAGACACATACTATATATTGAATGTTTGTTATTGTTATAGCTCAGTTAACCATGATCTATAATTAATTTCAAGAATacagatatatatttatataaatatataatatatatatataatatatatgatatatataatagaaatatatagcatgtatttaaaaacatttgattaTTACAATCATTACTATtatacaaaaatacagaaaaaaaatcagcaatattgtaaaatattattacagttttaaataactgagtatataatgtaatataatttaatcCGTTGagggcaaagctgaattttttgcATCATTACTTTTTaagatcctttagaaatcactctgatttactgctcaaggattctttaataaatagaaagttcaaaagaacaaatgttcaaatatttgaatgaattactttgtttatttaataatataaataaatgttttgtatgTCCATAGGGTGGCAATCTGCACTGCTCACAACCAGGAATTACAAAAGAAAGTTGAGATGCTGCAGAAACAAAACATGTAAGTGTTTATCATGTGTCGGCACAActttattttctgtttaattCATCTAAGTGAAGGTTTGGATAATACCTAAATGCTATTAACTATAATTTTTGTTTTAGGTCCCTTATTGAACAGCTAAGAAAACTGCAAGCTATGGTGAAAATGTCCACAATGAAAACCACCACGACTAGCACTTGTATCATGGTGAGTACTCACCACAGTGACATTTTTATCTCTCAGTATtgatcttgaattaaatatgACGTACGAGTTTAAACTTTCACCAGCATGTAATCTGAACGCTCTGTCTTACGTGAATACAATGGCTGTGTGATGCGTTTCTTGACCTTCTCTGTTGTCACTTTTCCAGGTGTTCCTGCTTTCCTTTTGTCTGATAATTTTCCCCTCAGTCAATCCTTTTGGCAGCAGCAATCAGAAAGATCTCTATACGTCATCTACAGGTGAGC
Proteins encoded:
- the creb3l3l gene encoding cAMP responsive element binding protein 3-like 3 like, yielding MTQFLPCWRVISSGTAFQDKERRHLLFVVYVNVSCFGTRSTEMSVSEDMENTDLLGLIFPDEDPGSGDLFFTEGNNLLDDLLSGQDMLDGMDTEDFLSSLLGEEEYGLSVNCLSQSPHGSDSGISEDTTPQSPHDGSETDTVPSPGLEPLLYSECVTESYEAQVVQTDHCYTLPQDTDALLSVRSENPESDVFIDVDDFDVSMEDDFSPEPPCSLTIEDFTQNSKPDNQFQFKEIVLTDEERRLLAKEGASIPTQMPLTKAEERTLKRVRRKIRNKQSAQESRKKKKVYVDGLENRVAICTAHNQELQKKVEMLQKQNMSLIEQLRKLQAMVKMSTMKTTTTSTCIMVFLLSFCLIIFPSVNPFGSSNQKDLYTSSTGMSRALRSYPAPLKEDIISTSAIEVPDQDVLLVATIENNQVLLSGGQNHTPDYQRVEQSDSESGVNSNSSADFPAAPQSDLKADGALSESHRNSASSPVIYDGQSKTKESWMEQKPTSVIIQQHRSDEM